The following coding sequences lie in one Arachis ipaensis cultivar K30076 chromosome B05, Araip1.1, whole genome shotgun sequence genomic window:
- the LOC107641402 gene encoding serine/threonine-protein phosphatase 7 long form homolog, with protein sequence MPKKKKYKDVNRPEYHIVNYLSYDDYSSRMLTCDHPVPPNRYDDRVEAHLQFTGFYHASQIGIVQCQKALVNALVERWHPDTHTFHLSVGECAVTLEDVALILGLPTDGFPVTGMTISSFEALEAECLHQFGIAPRKLDCRGSCIKLTWLRDLKERLHLTDENSIQRYVKCHIMLLIGTILFGDKSGASVHWKFLPLLSDFGSIGQYSWGSACLAHLYRALCKASRYDYKEIDGPPTLLLVWAFIRLPYLAPIPREPRSFSLANR encoded by the exons ATgcctaagaaaaaaaaatataaagatgtTAATCGTCCTGAGTATCATATTGTAAATTATCTCAGCTATGATGATTAT AGTTCACGAATGTTGACCTGTGATCATCCTGTGCCCCCGAATCGGTATGATGATAGAGTGGAGGCGCATCTACAGTTTACTGGTTTTTATCATGCGTCCCAGATTGGAATAGTCCAATGTCAGAAGGCGCTTGTGAATGCTTTAGTGGAAAGGTGGCATCCAGATACACATACCTTCCACCTTTCTGTTGGTGAATGTGCTGTGACGCTAGAGGATGTGGCCTTAATTCTCGGTCTTCCCACGGACGGTTTTCCAGTCACAGGGATGACTATTAGTAGTTTTGAAGCCTTAGAGGCGGAGTGTCTGCATCAATTTGGGATTGCACCAAGAAAGTTAGACTGTAGAGGGAGCTGCATAAAACTGACATGGCTTCGTGATCTGAAAGAACGTTTACATTTGACTGATGAAAATAGTATACAGAGGTACGTGAAGTGCCATATTATGTTGTTGATCGGTACCATATTGTTTGGAGACAAGTCTGGGGCATCTGTGCACTGGAAATTTCTGCCATTGCTAAGTGATTTTGGCAGTATCGGGCAATACAGTTGGGGTTCGGCATGCCTAGCCCACCTTTACAGGGCATTATGCAAGGCATCTCGTTATGACTATAAGGAGATCGATGGTCCACCCACACTGTTGCTCGTTTGGGCTTTTATCCGACTGCCATATCTAGCACCAATTCCGAGGGAACCCCGTAGTTTTTCCCTTGCAAATAGGTAG
- the LOC107644605 gene encoding putative pentatricopeptide repeat-containing protein At1g12700, mitochondrial: MLRSSTTTSLRFFRQQSQSQFGTLSHPKPFLFPTDIDAIKDRPLLVDSIRNLQNLDSALHLFDKMVSMNPLPCVNDFNFLFSSIVKMKHYTAAISLIKHLFSLRLKSDIYTLNIVVNCLCRLNHTPFAFSVVGMMFKIGLEPDVVTFNTIVNGLCIEGNVDYAIWFLDHMDYLGYQPDSHTFGTIINGLCKIGNTPAAIAILRKTETRNRKPSVDVASYSTIVDSLCKDGLVSEALSLFSEMTTKGLQPDTITYNCLIQGLCTFNRWQEAVSLLSERKQKGIMPDMRTFNILVDALCKEGKISSARAILGQMVRMGKEPTVVTYNSMIAGCCFLSQMEEAMKVFDFMVHKGCLPDVTTYASLIHGWCKIKRIDWAIYLLDEMINKGLNMNDSTWNTLIGGFCRVGKPLAAKELFFTMHKFGQQPDLLTCGILLDGLFKCHLSSDAISLFREMEKNNLDLGIVIYSVVMNGMCQAGKLNDARELFSCLPAKGLKPDVYTYTIMIQGLCREGLLVNAEELLINMEEDGCLPNSCTYNVFVRGLLRQNDVPKSIKYLQIMKDKGFSADATTVKLLIGHCSVHNAFQEFVQKII; this comes from the coding sequence ATGTTGCGTTCATCAACCACAACTTCTCTGCGTTTCTTTCGGCAGCAATCTCAATCTCAATTTGGTACTCTTTCTCATCCCAAACCCTTCCTTTTTCCCACTGATATTGATGCCATCAAGGACAGACCCCTTCTCGTAGATTCTATTAGGAATCTCCAAAACCTTGATTCTGCTTTGCATCTCTTTGACAAAATGGTTTCCATGAATCCTTTGCCATGCGTGAATGACTTTAACTTTTTGTTTAGCTCTATTGTTAAGATGAAGCATTACACAGCTGCCATTTCGTTAATCAAACACTTGTTCTCCTTACGACTCAAATCTGATATCTATACACTCAATATTGTCGTCAATTGTCTGTGCCGTTTGAACCACACTCCCTTTGCCTTCTCTGTCGTGGGGATGATGTTCAAAATCGGCTTGGAGCCCGATGTGGTCACATTTAACACCATTGTTAATGGTCTTTGTATTGAAGGCAATGTGGATTATGCTATTTGGTTTCTTGACCACATGGATTACTTGGGATATCAACCCGACTCCCACACGTTTGGAACAATTATAAATGGATTGTGCAAGATCGGCAACACCCCTGCTGCCATTGCCATTCTAAGGAAGACGGAAACAAGAAACCGCAAACCAAGTGTTGATGTTGCAAGTTATAGCACAATTGTGGATAGTCTTTGCAAGGATGGGCTGGTTTCTGAGGCTTTGAGTCTATTCTCCGAAATGACAACGAAAGGTTTACAACCCGATACTATCACTTACAATTGCTTGATTCAAGGACTGTGTACTTTCAACAGATGGCAAGAGGCTGTGTCCTTACTGAGCGAGAGGAAACAAAAGGGAATTATGCCGGATATGCGTACTTTTAATATTTTAGTGGATGCTCTTTGTAAGGAGGGAAAGATTTCAAGTGCTAGAGCCATACTTGGTCAAATGGTTCGAATGGGAAAGGAGCCTACTGTTGTTACCTATAACTCAATGATTGCTGGTTGTTGTTTCCTAAGTCAAATGGAGGAGGCCATGAAAGTATTTGATTTCATGGTTCACAAGGGATGCCTACCAGACGTTACGACTTATGCGTCATTAATTCACGGGTGGTGCAAGATCAAAAGGATTGATTGGGCTATTTATCTCTTGGATGAAATGATCAATAAAGGATTAAATATGAATGATTCGACTTGGAATACTCTTATCGGTGGATTTTGCAGAGTGGGTAAACCTTTAGCTGCTAAAGAATTGTTTTTTACAATGCACAAGTTTGGTCAACAGCCTGATCTACTGACCTGTGGGATTCTATTGGATGGCCTATTCAAATGCCATTTGTCTTCTGATGCAATATCGTTATTTAGAGAAATGGAGAAGAATAATTTGGATCTTGGTATTGTAATTTATAGTGTGGTGATGAATGGGATGTGCCAAGCTGGAAAACTAAATGATGCACGTGAACTCTTCTCCTGTCTGCCAGCAAAAGGCTTGAAGCCTGATGTATATACTTATACAATAATGATCCAAGGCCTTTGTAGGGAAGGACTTTTGGTTAATGCTGAAGAGTTACTGATCAATATGGAAGAGGATGGCTGCCTGCCAAATTCCTGCACATATAATGTCTTCGTCCGTGGATTACTGCGACAAAATGATGTTCCGAAGTcaataaaatatcttcagattaTGAAAGACAAAGGTTTTTCTGCAGATGCCACCACTGTGAAATTGCTTATAGGTCACTGCTCTGTCCACAATGCTTTTCAAGAATTTGTGCAGAAGATTAtttga